The following proteins are co-located in the Clostridiales bacterium genome:
- a CDS encoding shikimate kinase, whose product MNNRIFLIGYMGSGKSTVSSILSEKTGFPCIDMDQEIESAEGMPIRKIFMKYGEHEFRNKESELLDKLCHVTGAVDLLAGEATGEAKVLNKVSKYEAFGQIEGGLIVSCGGGVILDDLNRTILNQQCTIFLEADPKTLFQRVNGDENRPFAFMDVQNENERLQKFLSLYQKREALYREAAAITVQTDGKSPQEIADEIVHLIK is encoded by the coding sequence ATGAACAATCGAATATTTTTAATCGGCTATATGGGTTCTGGAAAAAGTACCGTTTCCAGTATTTTAAGTGAAAAAACTGGTTTTCCTTGTATCGATATGGATCAGGAAATTGAAAGTGCAGAAGGTATGCCAATTCGAAAAATTTTTATGAAATATGGAGAGCATGAATTTCGCAATAAGGAGTCCGAGCTGCTGGATAAACTCTGTCATGTAACTGGAGCAGTGGATCTGCTGGCCGGAGAGGCGACGGGAGAGGCAAAGGTCTTAAACAAGGTCAGTAAGTATGAAGCCTTCGGCCAAATTGAAGGCGGCCTGATCGTATCCTGCGGCGGCGGCGTCATTTTGGATGATTTGAATCGTACGATCTTAAATCAACAATGTACGATCTTTCTTGAGGCAGATCCGAAAACACTGTTTCAAAGAGTCAACGGAGACGAAAATCGACCGTTCGCCTTCATGGATGTGCAGAATGAAAATGAGCGACTTCAAAAGTTTTTGAGCCTATACCAAAAGAGAGAGGCCCTTTACAGAGAAGCTGCAGCCATCACCGTACAAACAGACGGCAAATCCCCGCAGGAGATTGCAGATGAGATTGTTCATCTGATCAAATAA
- the galE gene encoding UDP-glucose 4-epimerase GalE produces MTVLVTGGAGYIGSHTCVRLLECGYKIVVIDNMSNSHPEALRRIKLLTGKDFRVYQEDLRNEEVLNRIFSENQIEAVIHFAGFKAVGESVQQPLKYYDNNLNSTVTLLKIMERYHVRNLVFSSSATVYGNPGSVPILEDFPLSATNPYGMTKLMIENILKDIHKTDKHWNIALLRYFNPIGAHESGLLGENPNGIPNNLMPYITQVAVGKLEKLGVFGDDYPTKDGTGVRDYIHVVDLADGHLAALKQLDAGCGLLICNLGTGIGYSVLEMVKAFETASGIKIPYEIAGRRSGDIAVCYADASRAERELSWKAVRSLEEMCRDSWNWQKKNPCGYTGSPSI; encoded by the coding sequence CAGTACTTGTTACCGGAGGTGCCGGATACATCGGCAGCCATACCTGCGTCCGCCTGCTTGAATGCGGTTATAAAATTGTAGTGATTGACAACATGAGCAACAGTCATCCTGAAGCACTGCGCAGGATAAAGCTTCTCACCGGGAAAGATTTTCGCGTTTATCAGGAAGATCTGCGCAACGAGGAAGTCCTGAATAGAATCTTCAGCGAAAACCAGATTGAAGCAGTGATTCACTTTGCGGGCTTCAAAGCGGTTGGTGAGTCTGTGCAGCAGCCGCTGAAATATTATGATAATAACTTAAACTCTACCGTAACACTGCTCAAGATTATGGAACGATACCACGTGAGAAATCTGGTATTCAGTTCGTCCGCTACCGTTTACGGGAATCCGGGCTCTGTTCCTATTTTGGAAGATTTTCCACTCTCTGCCACAAATCCCTACGGTATGACGAAGCTCATGATAGAGAACATCTTAAAGGATATCCACAAAACAGACAAGCACTGGAACATTGCATTGCTTCGATATTTCAACCCCATAGGCGCCCACGAAAGCGGCTTGCTGGGAGAGAACCCAAACGGCATCCCGAACAATCTGATGCCCTATATTACACAGGTCGCCGTGGGCAAGCTGGAAAAGCTCGGCGTATTTGGAGATGATTATCCAACCAAGGACGGAACTGGAGTCAGGGACTATATCCATGTCGTAGATCTGGCAGACGGACATCTTGCAGCACTAAAGCAGCTTGATGCAGGATGCGGACTTCTGATCTGCAATCTTGGAACCGGCATTGGATACAGTGTTCTGGAAATGGTAAAAGCCTTTGAGACCGCCTCGGGGATAAAGATCCCTTATGAAATAGCTGGCAGACGTTCCGGAGATATCGCCGTCTGCTATGCGGATGCAAGCAGGGCAGAAAGAGAACTCTCCTGGAAAGCAGTCCGAAGCCTTGAGGAAATGTGCCGTGATAGCTGGAATTGGCAGAAAAAAAATCCCTGCGGCTACACCGGAAGTCCGTCGATATAG
- the nagA gene encoding N-acetylglucosamine-6-phosphate deacetylase, translating to MKFKNAIILGDDFTFRKGGFTVENGIFASFEETESGIDLEGRYVIPGLIDIHFHGNSGEDFSVTDFDGLTKIAASLARRGITSFAPASMTMPEAVLEKAYRNAAEFHAKQPAGISRLAGINMEGPYFSKEKKGAQAEEYLMLPDVHMVERLDKASGGLLKIVCIAPELPGALDFIEKISSRFTVSLAHTNADYEIAKMAINAGARQLTHLFNAMPPLLHRQPGVIGAGAEAHQVMAELICDGAHVHESAVRAAFAMFSADRIILISDALSCLGMPEGIYESGGQKILMKNGAAVLSDGVTFAGSTTDLYKCMQKAISFGIRAEDAIKAASANPAKAIREEDRVGSIAVGKQADFVVCDKNFNLQECYIDGLPV from the coding sequence GTGAAATTCAAAAACGCCATTATTTTAGGAGATGATTTTACCTTCCGCAAGGGAGGATTTACAGTAGAGAACGGGATTTTTGCCAGCTTTGAAGAGACCGAGTCCGGGATTGATTTGGAAGGCCGATATGTGATTCCAGGCTTGATTGATATTCATTTTCATGGAAACTCGGGGGAGGATTTTTCTGTAACAGATTTTGACGGGCTGACAAAGATTGCAGCCTCCCTTGCACGCAGAGGAATAACGTCCTTTGCACCTGCTTCCATGACTATGCCGGAGGCAGTTTTGGAGAAGGCTTACCGGAATGCTGCTGAATTCCATGCGAAACAGCCAGCCGGGATATCACGCCTTGCAGGTATCAATATGGAAGGACCCTATTTCTCCAAGGAGAAGAAAGGCGCACAAGCGGAAGAGTATTTGATGCTGCCGGATGTCCATATGGTAGAACGTTTGGATAAGGCCTCCGGCGGACTCTTAAAAATTGTCTGCATTGCACCGGAGCTTCCTGGTGCATTGGACTTCATTGAGAAAATAAGCAGCCGCTTTACCGTATCCCTTGCGCACACCAACGCTGACTATGAGATTGCAAAAATGGCCATCAATGCAGGAGCGCGGCAGCTGACCCATCTATTCAATGCGATGCCACCGCTATTGCACAGGCAGCCCGGGGTGATCGGTGCAGGGGCTGAAGCGCATCAAGTAATGGCAGAGCTGATCTGTGATGGTGCGCATGTCCATGAAAGTGCAGTCAGAGCCGCATTTGCAATGTTCTCGGCGGATCGAATCATTCTGATTAGTGATGCCCTTTCCTGCCTCGGCATGCCGGAAGGGATCTACGAGTCCGGCGGTCAGAAAATATTGATGAAAAACGGTGCAGCGGTATTGTCCGATGGAGTCACCTTTGCAGGGTCTACCACAGATCTATACAAGTGTATGCAAAAAGCGATTTCCTTTGGGATCCGAGCAGAGGATGCCATCAAGGCTGCTTCTGCAAATCCAGCGAAAGCAATCAGAGAAGAGGATCGTGTGGGAAGTATAGCTGTTGGAAAACAAGCTGACTTTGTTGTCTGTGATAAGAACTTCAACCTTCAAGAGTGCTATATCGACGGACTTCCGGTGTAG
- the adhE gene encoding bifunctional acetaldehyde-CoA/alcohol dehydrogenase has protein sequence MAEKKKTEELPVRPEVVNSTESLKLRLEEVKEAQRKFASYSQEQVDKIFLAAATAATRNRISLAKLAVEETKMGVVEDKVIKNHFASEYIYNTYKDVKTCGILEEDTSFGIKRIIEPVGVIAAVIPTTNPTSTAIFKALISLKTRNGIIFSPHPGARRCTIAAAKVVLDAAVEAGAPSGIIAWIDEPSIEMSVEVMKEADMVLATGGPGMVKSAYSSGNPAVGVGNGNTPALIDDSANILMAVNSIIHSKTFDNGTICASEQSVVITEKVYNQCKKEFELRGCYILNDKEKDLVRKIILNAAGNINAQIVGKSPYQIAKLAGFECPKDAKMLIGEVSELDVTIEPFAHEKLSPILAMYKSKDFEEGLKIAERLVIDGGIGHTAVLYVDPEKAIEKIKVFEDTMRTCRILINTPSSQGGIGDIYNFRLLPSLTLGCGSWAGNSVSENVGVKELLNIKTVAERRENMLWLRLPEKIYFKKGCTPVALKELKEVYNNKKAFIVTDTFLYKNGYTKAITDQLDSMGIVHHTFFDVSPDPTLACAKAGAAALSAFAPDVIIAVGGGSAMDAAKIMWIMYEHPEADFNDLAMRFMDIRKRVYTFPKMGVKAIMVCIATSSGTGSEVTPFAIITDEKTNTKYSIADYALLPTMAISDAEMMMEQPRSLTASSGIDALTHAIEAYASMLATDYTDGLALKAAKLVFDYLPRAYKYGRDDVEAREKMANASTIAGIAFANAFLGVCHSMAHKLGAHHHVQHGVANALLITEVMKYNSAEVPTKMGTFPQYQYPHTLQRYAEIANYLGLSGSNDQEKLDCLIAKIEELKATIGIAKSIREYGIDEKAFLEKLDVMCEEAFDDQCTGSNPRYPLISEIKEMYLSAYYGKK, from the coding sequence ATGGCAGAGAAAAAAAAGACGGAAGAGCTTCCAGTAAGACCGGAAGTTGTGAACAGCACTGAATCGTTAAAGCTGAGGCTTGAAGAGGTAAAGGAAGCGCAGCGAAAGTTTGCCTCTTACAGTCAGGAGCAGGTGGATAAGATTTTTCTGGCTGCGGCAACTGCAGCCACCAGAAACAGGATTTCGCTGGCGAAACTGGCGGTAGAAGAAACGAAGATGGGGGTTGTGGAGGATAAGGTAATCAAAAATCATTTTGCCTCCGAGTACATCTATAATACGTATAAGGATGTAAAAACCTGCGGTATCCTGGAGGAAGACACGTCTTTCGGGATTAAGAGGATCATCGAACCCGTCGGTGTTATCGCAGCCGTTATTCCAACGACAAACCCGACATCAACAGCGATCTTCAAAGCACTTATTTCGTTAAAAACCCGAAATGGGATTATCTTTTCTCCCCATCCAGGTGCAAGAAGGTGTACCATTGCAGCCGCTAAAGTTGTGCTTGATGCAGCAGTGGAAGCGGGGGCGCCCAGCGGTATCATAGCCTGGATCGATGAGCCATCCATTGAGATGTCCGTTGAGGTCATGAAGGAAGCAGATATGGTTTTGGCCACCGGCGGCCCCGGCATGGTAAAATCCGCCTATTCCTCCGGCAATCCTGCAGTGGGTGTAGGCAACGGCAATACGCCGGCTTTAATTGATGATTCCGCGAATATTCTCATGGCAGTGAATTCTATTATCCATTCCAAAACCTTTGATAATGGAACCATTTGCGCTTCAGAGCAATCGGTTGTCATCACCGAAAAAGTTTACAACCAGTGTAAAAAAGAATTTGAGCTGCGCGGTTGTTACATTCTCAATGATAAGGAAAAGGATCTGGTTCGAAAGATCATTTTGAACGCTGCGGGAAATATTAATGCTCAGATCGTAGGAAAAAGTCCCTATCAGATTGCTAAGCTTGCAGGGTTTGAATGCCCTAAGGATGCGAAAATGCTGATCGGAGAGGTTTCCGAGCTTGATGTAACCATTGAACCCTTTGCCCATGAAAAACTCTCTCCAATTCTTGCAATGTACAAGAGCAAGGACTTTGAAGAAGGACTGAAAATTGCAGAGCGGCTTGTGATTGACGGAGGAATCGGCCATACTGCCGTCCTGTACGTAGATCCTGAAAAAGCAATTGAAAAGATCAAAGTTTTTGAAGATACCATGAGAACCTGCCGTATTCTGATCAACACTCCTTCATCCCAAGGCGGCATCGGAGATATCTATAACTTCAGACTTCTTCCTTCCCTCACCCTTGGGTGCGGTTCCTGGGCAGGGAATTCAGTTTCGGAAAATGTAGGGGTTAAAGAGCTTCTGAATATTAAAACCGTGGCTGAAAGGAGAGAAAATATGCTTTGGCTTAGACTTCCGGAGAAAATTTATTTCAAGAAGGGTTGTACGCCAGTTGCCCTGAAAGAACTCAAGGAGGTTTACAATAATAAGAAGGCATTTATTGTAACGGATACCTTTCTGTATAAAAATGGATATACAAAAGCTATCACAGACCAATTGGACAGCATGGGAATCGTTCATCATACCTTCTTTGACGTATCACCCGACCCGACTCTTGCCTGTGCGAAAGCAGGTGCTGCTGCGCTTTCTGCCTTTGCTCCTGACGTCATCATCGCAGTGGGCGGCGGATCAGCAATGGATGCTGCAAAGATTATGTGGATTATGTATGAGCATCCAGAGGCAGATTTCAATGACTTGGCCATGCGGTTCATGGATATTCGAAAGAGGGTTTATACGTTTCCAAAGATGGGGGTCAAAGCGATTATGGTTTGCATTGCAACCTCTTCCGGCACAGGTTCGGAGGTTACTCCCTTTGCAATCATAACGGATGAAAAGACAAATACGAAATACTCTATTGCAGATTACGCGCTGCTTCCCACCATGGCCATCAGCGATGCGGAAATGATGATGGAGCAGCCCAGAAGTCTGACCGCTTCCTCCGGCATCGACGCACTAACCCATGCCATAGAGGCGTATGCATCCATGCTGGCGACAGATTATACTGACGGATTGGCTTTAAAAGCTGCCAAACTGGTATTTGATTATCTGCCGAGGGCTTATAAATATGGACGAGATGATGTGGAGGCCCGTGAGAAAATGGCCAATGCTTCCACGATTGCAGGCATTGCCTTTGCCAATGCGTTCTTAGGAGTCTGCCACTCCATGGCCCACAAGTTGGGCGCGCATCATCATGTGCAGCATGGCGTCGCCAATGCCCTGCTAATCACGGAAGTAATGAAATATAATTCTGCGGAGGTTCCCACAAAAATGGGTACATTCCCGCAATATCAATATCCGCACACGTTGCAGCGATATGCGGAGATTGCCAACTACCTGGGCCTTTCCGGCAGCAATGACCAGGAAAAGCTAGATTGCCTGATTGCTAAGATTGAAGAATTAAAGGCTACTATTGGTATTGCAAAGTCCATTCGTGAGTACGGCATTGATGAGAAAGCATTTCTTGAAAAATTGGATGTGATGTGCGAAGAAGCCTTTGACGATCAGTGCACAGGGTCCAATCCCCGATATCCACTGATCAGCGAGATCAAGGAAATGTATCTATCAGCCTACTACGGAAAAAAATAG